A window of the Novosphingobium sp. EMRT-2 genome harbors these coding sequences:
- a CDS encoding GSU2403 family nucleotidyltransferase fold protein, producing the protein MNFQPFSDEQARVIVNLEQAYQVWMEALRTLNDMPYNMRIKEVSGREYLYEVTDRRGSMKSKGPVNPERLAEFDQYKTEKAQLKDRLTRSKETLKEQASLYRALRLPMLPAEAGKILREADRLRFLGEQAMVVGTNALIVYALEANGFIRDAPDETLDFDMALTGLEADEERPTLWKVLKEADMTYSVNTERPFQARNAKAYEVEILSAPSRIGGQIAQDRPRPIPLPEQEWLLNGRRVDRVVGVRDGEAARMVAPDPRWFALQKLWMAAKPERAPQKQPKDRKQGIALLDAVWGAMRHYPLDEAFYETLPDALKPHFELWEANKPQRG; encoded by the coding sequence ATGAACTTCCAGCCATTCTCAGACGAGCAGGCGAGGGTGATCGTCAACCTCGAACAGGCCTACCAGGTCTGGATGGAGGCTCTGCGCACTTTGAATGACATGCCCTACAACATGCGCATCAAGGAGGTGTCGGGTCGGGAGTATCTCTACGAAGTGACCGACCGGCGCGGAAGCATGAAGAGCAAGGGGCCAGTCAATCCCGAAAGGCTAGCGGAGTTTGACCAGTACAAGACCGAAAAGGCGCAGCTGAAGGATCGTCTCACCCGGAGCAAAGAAACTCTCAAGGAGCAGGCCAGCCTTTACCGGGCTTTGCGCCTGCCGATGCTGCCGGCGGAAGCCGGCAAGATCCTGCGCGAAGCAGACCGCCTTCGTTTTCTGGGTGAGCAGGCGATGGTCGTCGGCACCAACGCGCTGATCGTCTACGCGCTGGAGGCCAACGGTTTCATTCGGGATGCTCCCGATGAGACCCTCGATTTCGACATGGCTCTGACAGGACTTGAAGCCGACGAGGAGCGGCCAACCTTGTGGAAGGTCCTCAAGGAGGCCGACATGACATATTCGGTCAATACCGAGCGGCCCTTCCAGGCGCGAAATGCAAAAGCCTATGAGGTGGAAATCCTGTCGGCACCGAGCCGCATCGGCGGACAGATTGCGCAGGATCGGCCTCGGCCGATCCCGCTTCCCGAGCAGGAATGGCTTCTGAACGGCCGGCGGGTTGACCGGGTGGTCGGTGTACGCGACGGCGAGGCGGCGCGCATGGTCGCACCAGACCCGCGATGGTTTGCACTACAAAAGCTCTGGATGGCGGCAAAGCCCGAGCGCGCCCCGCAGAAGCAACCCAAGGACCGCAAGCAGGGGATTGCGCTGCTCGACGCCGTATGGGGCGCCATGCGGCACTACCCGCTGGACGAGGCTTTCTACGAAACACTGCCCGATGCCTTGAAGCCGCATTTCGAGCTTTGGGAAGCGAACAAGCCGCAACGCGGTTGA
- a CDS encoding WGR domain-containing protein, which yields MLMPADTPDMPDASIITIGEPICLQATDPARNIARRYTILVQRDFFGAITVDYSWGRIGSMGQCRRVAFTDTGQAEEFARKLLVRRDSARKRIGVPYRTC from the coding sequence GTGCTGATGCCGGCAGACACTCCCGATATGCCGGACGCCAGCATCATTACCATCGGTGAACCCATCTGCCTTCAGGCGACCGATCCCGCGCGCAATATCGCACGGCGGTACACGATCCTCGTCCAGCGCGATTTCTTCGGCGCGATCACCGTCGATTACAGTTGGGGCCGGATCGGCTCCATGGGGCAATGTCGTCGGGTCGCCTTCACCGATACCGGCCAGGCCGAAGAGTTCGCGCGCAAGCTGCTGGTTCGGCGCGATAGCGCGAGAAAACGCATTGGCGTCCCCTATCGGACCTGTTGA
- a CDS encoding Calx-beta domain-containing protein, with translation MKRMWSRFGASVGLCSIAAAALANDTVVYTYDALGRLTASSVSGGPNNGLQTSTGFDPAGNRSSYAVAGAPAAILSVADASLTEGGIAVVTVTRTGSLAGAITVSYATSNGSAAAPADYAATTGVLTFAPGEASKTISITTVDDSIYKGTRTFNVTLSNPSSGASLVRATGVVSC, from the coding sequence ATGAAGCGGATGTGGTCGCGATTTGGTGCGTCTGTAGGTCTTTGCTCGATTGCGGCCGCAGCTCTGGCAAACGATACCGTGGTCTATACGTACGATGCGCTGGGGCGCCTGACGGCGAGTAGCGTGTCAGGAGGTCCCAACAACGGGCTACAGACCTCAACCGGCTTTGATCCCGCAGGAAATCGGTCGAGTTACGCAGTCGCCGGTGCGCCGGCCGCAATTCTTTCGGTCGCCGATGCCAGCCTCACAGAAGGCGGGATTGCTGTTGTAACAGTGACGCGGACCGGTTCCTTGGCGGGCGCCATTACCGTAAGCTACGCGACGTCGAACGGCTCGGCGGCGGCACCTGCCGACTACGCCGCGACAACCGGAGTGCTGACCTTTGCTCCCGGGGAAGCGTCCAAGACCATTTCCATCACAACGGTTGATGACAGCATCTATAAAGGCACCAGGACCTTCAACGTCACGCTGTCCAACCCGTCCTCGGGGGCGAGTCTCGTACGAGCGACCGGTGTCGTCAGCTGTTGA